In uncultured Ilyobacter sp., a genomic segment contains:
- a CDS encoding P-II family nitrogen regulator, with amino-acid sequence MKMIVAIIRPIGINALKEALCAANIKGMTISEVRGFGRQLGKKEIFRGVEYLVEYVPNLQVEILVKDSNVERVVDLILKATKTGETGDGKIFIHPVDDVVRIRTGERGEGAI; translated from the coding sequence ATGAAGATGATCGTTGCTATAATTAGACCTATAGGTATCAATGCTTTGAAAGAAGCTTTATGTGCTGCTAATATAAAAGGTATGACTATTAGTGAAGTAAGAGGTTTTGGTAGACAACTTGGAAAAAAAGAAATATTTAGGGGTGTAGAATATTTGGTAGAATATGTACCAAATCTCCAAGTGGAAATACTTGTAAAAGACAGTAACGTGGAAAGAGTCGTTGATCTAATTTTAAAAGCCACTAAAACTGGTGAAACTGGTGATGGTAAAATCTTTATCCATCCAGTTGACGATGTAGTGAGAATTAGAACTGGTGAAAGAGGAGAAGGGGCTATCTAA
- a CDS encoding P-II family nitrogen regulator, whose translation MKRIQAIIRPNRLDILKRALVDNGIGGMTVTEVRGFGRQKGKIEIFRGVEYRTDFIKKLKIEILCKEENLEKIVKVIMESVREGEPGDGKIFIFPNEEVIRISSEEKGEKAI comes from the coding sequence ATGAAAAGGATCCAAGCAATTATTAGACCGAACAGACTTGATATTTTAAAAAGGGCATTGGTCGATAACGGTATCGGCGGAATGACCGTAACTGAAGTACGTGGATTTGGACGGCAAAAAGGAAAAATTGAAATTTTCAGGGGGGTTGAATACAGAACAGACTTCATAAAGAAACTTAAGATTGAAATTTTATGTAAAGAGGAAAATTTAGAAAAAATAGTAAAGGTCATAATGGAAAGTGTAAGAGAGGGAGAACCTGGAGACGGAAAAATCTTTATCTTCCCAAATGAAGAGGTAATAAGAATAAGTAGTGAAGAAAAAGGTGAAAAAGCTATTTAA
- a CDS encoding type ISP restriction/modification enzyme, translating into MGVITIILKYINKLDQKYTLGNSTEHTFRGDLQDLIESLVPNILATNEPKRIKCGAPDYLITKKNSQIPIGYIEAKDIGLDLMSKTLKEQFERYKGSLENLIITDYLKFQVYTNGEFKYETKIGEIKKGKIVALEENFSSFESLIKGFCEYSGQTIKSPKQLAIMMADKAKMLQHIIVNALTDDEENDENSTLKEQMNAFREILIHNINAKDFSDIYAQTIAYGMFAARLEDPTLETFSRQEAAELIPKSNPFLRKLFQYIAGYDLDERIVWIVDALADIFRATDIKELLKNFGKTTQMNDPIIHFYEDFLIEYDPKLRKKRGVWYTPSPIVSFIVRAVDEVLKKDFNFELGIADYSKTKIKVDIQGKKGLREVHKIQVLDPATGTGTFLSEIIRFIYSKYFEGQQGSWNTYVEEHLIPRLHGFELLMTSYAMAHLKLEMLLKETGYEFKKNKRLGIYLTNSLEEHHPDMATLFAGWLSEEANSANFIKRDTPIMCVLGNPPYSGESFNKGKWVMKLMEDYKKEPGGKIKLNERNPKWINDDYVKFIRYAQYYIDKNKEGVLAYINPHGFLDNPTFRGMRWKLLSSFDKIYTIDLHGNSNKKETCPDGTVDQNVFDIQQGVSINIFIKTGKTRKNQLAEVFHWDCYGTREVKFDFLNNNSLNSINFKKLKNVAPDYFMVPKDYSLKKKYDKGFSLNELFLSSSVGIVTSKDKILVNADKNKLIYNVEKHYKDKVTEENIKNISYRPFDVQYIYYDIKKIERPRQKVMCHMIDNDNISFVSARSNKSENCDHFFISKYIMDAKFGERTTQSNMFPLYTYFETSDDKFAFMKGCNREPNLKLDIIDEISKKIKIIFTKEKETGETFAPIDILDYVYAVLHSPSYREKYKAFLKIDYPKVPYPKNLKEFNELVAIGSKLRDLHLMKKIDLSNIKISFPNSGDNIIEKPRFKNGKVYINSTQFFENVSDTAWNFYIGGYQPAQKWLKDRKNEVLRFEDINHYKKICFILEETNRLMKGIDNIYNL; encoded by the coding sequence ATGGGAGTGATTACTATAATACTTAAATACATTAATAAATTAGATCAGAAATATACACTAGGTAACTCGACAGAGCATACATTTAGAGGTGACTTACAAGATTTAATTGAATCTTTGGTTCCAAATATTCTAGCGACTAATGAACCTAAAAGAATAAAATGCGGAGCTCCTGACTATTTAATAACTAAAAAAAACAGTCAAATACCTATCGGGTATATAGAGGCAAAGGATATTGGTTTAGATTTAATGAGTAAAACTTTAAAGGAGCAGTTTGAAAGGTATAAGGGATCTTTGGAAAATCTTATCATCACTGATTACCTTAAGTTTCAAGTTTATACAAATGGAGAATTTAAATACGAAACAAAAATAGGGGAAATTAAAAAAGGAAAAATCGTTGCTTTAGAAGAAAATTTTTCAAGTTTTGAGTCTCTTATAAAAGGATTTTGTGAGTATTCTGGACAGACAATAAAGAGTCCAAAACAATTAGCTATTATGATGGCTGATAAAGCTAAAATGTTACAACATATCATAGTTAACGCTCTTACTGATGATGAAGAAAACGATGAAAACAGTACTTTGAAAGAACAGATGAATGCTTTTAGAGAAATTTTAATACACAATATTAATGCAAAAGATTTTTCTGATATTTATGCTCAAACTATAGCTTATGGAATGTTTGCTGCAAGACTAGAAGATCCAACTTTAGAAACATTTTCAAGGCAAGAAGCTGCTGAACTCATACCAAAATCAAACCCCTTTCTCAGAAAATTATTTCAATATATCGCAGGATATGATTTGGATGAAAGAATAGTGTGGATAGTTGATGCTTTAGCAGATATATTTAGAGCAACAGATATAAAAGAATTACTAAAGAATTTTGGAAAAACGACACAAATGAATGACCCTATTATCCATTTTTATGAAGATTTCTTGATCGAGTACGATCCTAAATTGCGTAAAAAAAGGGGTGTTTGGTATACCCCTTCACCAATCGTAAGTTTTATAGTTAGGGCAGTAGACGAAGTTTTGAAAAAAGATTTTAATTTTGAGTTAGGTATTGCTGACTATAGTAAAACTAAAATAAAAGTAGATATTCAAGGCAAAAAAGGTCTAAGAGAAGTGCATAAGATACAGGTTCTTGACCCTGCAACTGGAACAGGAACTTTTTTATCTGAAATAATAAGGTTTATTTATTCAAAATATTTTGAAGGACAGCAGGGCAGTTGGAATACTTATGTAGAAGAGCACTTAATACCAAGATTACATGGTTTTGAGCTTCTGATGACTTCCTATGCTATGGCTCATTTAAAACTTGAAATGTTACTTAAAGAAACAGGATATGAATTTAAAAAAAATAAAAGACTAGGAATATATCTGACTAACTCATTGGAAGAACATCATCCTGATATGGCTACTTTATTTGCAGGTTGGTTAAGTGAGGAAGCGAATTCAGCAAATTTTATAAAAAGAGATACCCCTATTATGTGTGTATTAGGGAATCCCCCATATAGTGGGGAAAGCTTCAATAAAGGCAAGTGGGTTATGAAACTTATGGAAGATTACAAAAAAGAACCTGGGGGAAAAATTAAGCTTAATGAAAGAAATCCCAAATGGATAAATGATGACTATGTTAAATTTATTCGATATGCTCAATATTATATTGACAAAAATAAAGAAGGGGTACTAGCTTATATAAATCCTCATGGTTTCTTGGACAACCCAACTTTCAGAGGAATGAGATGGAAATTATTGAGTTCTTTTGATAAGATATACACCATAGATTTACACGGTAATAGCAATAAAAAAGAGACTTGCCCTGATGGCACTGTAGATCAAAATGTATTTGATATACAACAAGGAGTCTCAATAAATATTTTTATAAAAACAGGAAAAACTAGGAAAAACCAGTTAGCAGAAGTCTTCCACTGGGATTGCTATGGGACAAGAGAAGTTAAATTTGATTTTTTAAATAACAATTCATTAAATTCTATAAATTTTAAAAAACTTAAGAATGTGGCACCTGATTATTTCATGGTTCCAAAAGACTATAGTTTGAAAAAGAAATATGATAAAGGTTTTTCTTTAAATGAGTTATTTTTAAGTAGCTCTGTTGGAATTGTTACATCTAAAGATAAAATTTTAGTAAATGCTGATAAAAATAAACTTATTTATAATGTAGAAAAACACTATAAAGATAAAGTAACTGAAGAAAATATAAAAAATATTTCTTATAGACCTTTTGATGTTCAGTATATTTATTATGATATTAAAAAAATTGAAAGGCCTAGACAGAAAGTGATGTGTCATATGATAGATAATGATAACATTAGTTTTGTTAGTGCCCGTAGTAACAAGTCGGAAAATTGCGATCATTTTTTCATATCCAAATATATTATGGATGCTAAATTTGGAGAAAGAACAACTCAATCAAATATGTTTCCGCTATACACTTATTTCGAAACATCTGATGATAAATTTGCCTTTATGAAAGGCTGTAATAGAGAGCCTAATCTAAAATTAGATATAATTGATGAAATATCCAAAAAAATTAAAATTATTTTTACAAAGGAAAAAGAAACAGGGGAAACTTTTGCGCCAATAGATATACTAGACTATGTATATGCAGTTTTACATTCTCCATCCTATCGTGAAAAGTATAAAGCATTTTTAAAAATCGATTATCCCAAGGTTCCTTATCCTAAAAATTTAAAAGAGTTTAATGAATTAGTAGCTATTGGTTCAAAACTACGGGATCTTCATTTAATGAAAAAAATAGATCTTTCAAATATTAAAATTTCATTTCCAAATTCAGGTGATAATATTATTGAAAAACCTAGGTTTAAAAATGGGAAAGTATACATTAACAGTACTCAATTTTTTGAAAATGTTTCTGATACAGCGTGGAACTTTTATATTGGAGGTTATCAGCCAGCTCAAAAATGGTTAAAGGATAGAAAAAACGAGGTTTTAAGATTTGAAGACATTAATCACTACAAAAAGATTTGTTTTATTTTGGAAGAAACAAATCGACTAATGAAGGGCATAGATAATATTTATAATCTATAG
- a CDS encoding phage virion morphogenesis protein — MAKKVTFEQFSAILEEKTARAKDLEPIMKKVTADMKTKVDMRFRNTVDPDGNKWAALSEATISRRKGRSSKPLNDSGDLKQSINGKYSSDYAVVGTNTPYAAFQQFPASKGENGKETVTETVKKHTRRTRSGKKTTVRSHSRTRSFLNPWGDKPGRPFLGFSTNQKAKYRRWITNYIQKGGT, encoded by the coding sequence ATGGCAAAGAAAGTAACCTTTGAACAATTTAGTGCAATCTTAGAGGAAAAGACAGCAAGGGCAAAAGATCTAGAGCCTATTATGAAAAAAGTAACAGCAGATATGAAAACTAAAGTTGATATGAGGTTTCGGAATACTGTAGATCCAGACGGGAATAAATGGGCCGCTCTAAGTGAAGCGACTATTTCCAGAAGAAAAGGGAGAAGCAGTAAGCCTCTAAATGACAGCGGAGATTTAAAGCAATCTATAAATGGAAAATACAGTTCTGATTATGCGGTAGTTGGTACAAATACGCCTTATGCAGCTTTTCAGCAGTTCCCGGCCTCTAAGGGGGAGAACGGTAAGGAAACAGTAACGGAAACCGTCAAAAAGCATACTAGGAGGACCAGAAGCGGAAAGAAAACTACTGTCAGAAGTCATTCAAGAACTAGATCCTTTCTTAATCCGTGGGGAGATAAACCGGGGCGGCCTTTTCTTGGATTCTCTACTAATCAAAAGGCTAAGTATAGAAGGTGGATCACAAATTATATACAGAAGGGAGGGACCTAA
- a CDS encoding phage tail tape measure protein — translation MANKETYIIEQKLTTDNSSFISGNKEAKSSANDLSGAVSGVKTKMKSLLSPTNLAAAAVGVMAYQTVQAVKNFAAYEKQLSSLNTLLKVSKTELNNYGDGLVDIAIKTGVAKEALADGAYQALSSGVDPAELLEFMETAAEGATVGMTDVATATDTLTSTLNGFKLESSDATDTMDKLITIQNNGKVVLGQLSTVMGDVADMSYNLGLDLDNVGAAISTITMNGTPAAQAGTRLKAMFSELSKEGTTAYDTFQMITGESFKEFIEKGGNLGEAMQEMQEYAEANGKEMIDLWSSIEAGQGAMGITGSNAETFTKNLDAMKDSAGELEESFGIASDNIETEWKKLTETLSGKWDDLVENMRDPIIVTLKVIRKGLGGETDDDLREEATKSLTESESKIAELQQEAAELEAQIAESEKNPTWWSEKGWGGTDSLKIKLANIQEAIKTATWEYEKASNDIAALDAKNAETVTEKKSGDDNSGGSDNGGSGNGEDPDEIKERLDEIEAYEKAHADNMTQIDIEALNSRKDYQESLNEQLEAGLISREEYNDKLEAFEDQTELEQKEQYVSALEELKSFYESVGELTKANEIEKQILEIEVQITGMEGDLLDGGLTAFQEAQTKAAELYHNTLLAGEYEFQQEKLALLSSGAISEQEYTQSLFDYRQNMNTLENEFNIQQLEELKAYQAEKLGDLAAAAETQREIEEARLEDSNQIKELELQNEEDYSNTISDLKQGVVEVFAETASDILSGEIESLNDLASVLLERLGTLALGEAEQALVRAYVDYAKATSYAADPLTASLAPPLYAAASQEVALASQLGAIGAVSMAASSAFSTDDDDSDSDYDYDDDDVSTTEDTASDSDDDSTTIYVNVDDSTMAKNMIAILEDELNDEYNVSIIGKKK, via the coding sequence ATGGCCAATAAAGAAACTTATATTATTGAACAGAAGCTTACAACGGATAATAGCAGTTTTATATCTGGGAATAAAGAGGCCAAAAGTTCTGCGAACGATCTTAGCGGAGCTGTAAGCGGAGTAAAAACCAAGATGAAAAGTCTTTTAAGCCCTACAAACTTAGCAGCCGCAGCAGTTGGTGTAATGGCTTATCAAACAGTTCAAGCGGTCAAGAACTTTGCAGCCTATGAAAAACAACTCAGCTCTCTTAATACCCTTCTAAAAGTTTCAAAGACAGAATTAAATAACTATGGTGATGGCCTAGTAGATATAGCTATAAAAACAGGTGTAGCAAAAGAAGCATTGGCTGACGGAGCCTATCAAGCTTTGAGTTCCGGGGTGGATCCGGCTGAACTTTTGGAGTTTATGGAAACAGCCGCAGAAGGGGCCACAGTAGGGATGACAGACGTTGCAACAGCTACAGATACCCTTACTTCTACCTTAAATGGATTTAAGCTAGAAAGCTCTGACGCTACAGACACTATGGATAAACTAATCACTATCCAGAATAACGGTAAAGTTGTCTTAGGACAATTATCAACTGTTATGGGTGACGTTGCTGATATGTCGTATAACTTGGGCTTGGATCTGGACAACGTAGGAGCGGCAATCTCTACTATCACTATGAACGGTACACCGGCAGCACAGGCCGGAACTAGATTGAAAGCTATGTTCTCAGAGCTATCTAAAGAGGGTACTACAGCCTATGACACCTTTCAGATGATAACAGGAGAGAGTTTCAAAGAGTTTATTGAAAAAGGTGGAAATCTCGGAGAGGCTATGCAAGAAATGCAAGAGTATGCAGAAGCCAACGGAAAGGAAATGATTGACCTTTGGTCCAGTATAGAGGCCGGACAAGGGGCTATGGGTATAACTGGTTCCAATGCAGAAACCTTCACAAAGAATCTGGACGCTATGAAAGACTCAGCCGGAGAGCTTGAAGAATCTTTTGGAATAGCCTCAGACAATATCGAAACAGAGTGGAAAAAATTGACCGAAACTCTAAGCGGCAAATGGGACGATCTCGTGGAAAATATGAGAGATCCTATTATAGTGACGCTTAAAGTCATCAGAAAGGGCCTCGGAGGGGAAACAGATGATGACCTAAGAGAAGAGGCTACAAAATCCCTTACTGAGTCTGAGAGCAAAATAGCAGAACTTCAACAAGAAGCCGCAGAGCTAGAAGCACAGATTGCAGAAAGTGAAAAGAATCCTACTTGGTGGTCAGAAAAAGGTTGGGGCGGTACTGATTCCCTAAAAATAAAACTAGCTAATATCCAAGAAGCTATAAAGACAGCAACTTGGGAATATGAAAAAGCAAGCAACGACATAGCAGCATTAGACGCTAAAAATGCCGAAACTGTAACAGAAAAAAAATCCGGTGATGATAATTCCGGAGGATCTGACAACGGGGGATCTGGAAATGGTGAGGATCCGGACGAAATAAAAGAGCGGCTTGATGAAATAGAGGCTTATGAAAAGGCCCACGCTGATAATATGACTCAAATTGATATAGAGGCCCTTAATTCTAGAAAGGACTATCAAGAAAGCTTAAATGAACAATTAGAAGCCGGATTGATATCAAGAGAGGAATATAATGACAAGCTAGAAGCCTTTGAGGACCAAACAGAGCTTGAGCAGAAAGAACAGTATGTTTCAGCCCTAGAGGAACTCAAAAGCTTTTACGAGAGCGTTGGAGAGCTTACAAAAGCGAATGAAATAGAAAAGCAGATCCTTGAAATAGAGGTCCAGATCACAGGAATGGAGGGGGATCTCCTAGACGGAGGTTTGACAGCCTTTCAAGAGGCCCAGACTAAAGCGGCTGAATTATATCATAATACACTTCTAGCCGGAGAGTACGAGTTCCAACAGGAAAAACTTGCTTTGTTAAGTTCCGGGGCGATCTCAGAACAAGAGTATACTCAATCTTTATTTGATTATAGGCAAAATATGAACACTCTGGAAAACGAGTTCAATATACAGCAGTTAGAAGAGTTGAAAGCCTATCAAGCTGAAAAACTTGGGGATCTAGCAGCAGCAGCAGAAACTCAAAGAGAGATTGAAGAGGCAAGACTTGAGGACTCGAATCAAATAAAAGAATTGGAATTACAGAATGAGGAAGATTATAGCAATACAATATCTGATCTAAAACAGGGAGTTGTAGAGGTATTTGCAGAAACAGCCTCAGATATTTTAAGCGGGGAAATCGAGTCATTAAATGATTTGGCAAGCGTTCTACTAGAAAGACTTGGAACCTTAGCACTAGGAGAAGCAGAACAGGCCCTTGTAAGAGCCTATGTGGACTATGCGAAAGCTACATCATATGCAGCAGATCCGCTTACAGCCTCTCTGGCTCCGCCTTTGTATGCGGCAGCCTCTCAAGAGGTGGCCCTTGCTAGTCAACTAGGAGCAATAGGAGCAGTATCAATGGCAGCAAGTTCTGCCTTTAGTACAGATGATGATGATTCGGATTCAGATTATGACTATGATGACGACGACGTAAGCACCACAGAAGATACAGCCTCAGATTCAGATGATGATTCTACAACTATTTATGTCAATGTAGATGATAGCACTATGGCTAAAAATATGATTGCAATCCTAGAGGATGAACTCAATGACGAATATAATGTTTCAATTATAGGGAAGAAAAAGTGA
- a CDS encoding TldD/PmbA family protein: protein MLNKILIEDILNQALSTGGDFAEVFIEEKFNTGLYMIDGSVEKSLSGKDFGVGIRIFKGLFSVYAYTNDVTRESLIETSKRAAEAITGTKGDITINLIKKEIENRHKIILPPDKVGKNQKVEIMKRAHRAASSYDDSISQVRISYSDSVQNIMIANSEGLWAEDTRTRSRVGIESVASKDNDMQTGSYRPGALKGFEFFEDINIEECGIEASRIAKTMLNAKYCPSGKFPVIIDNEFGGVIFHEACGHGLEATSVAKGNSVFAGKLGKKVASDLVSAVDDGTLENEWGSANIDDEGTPTKRNLLIENGILKGYMIDKLNGRRMKMESTGSARRESYKFAPTSRMTNTFILAGKSKLDEMISNTENGIYARRMGGGSVNPATGDFNFSVMEGYLIENGKITEPVRGATLIGNGPEVLNKIDMVGDNLAHGQGMCGSVSGSIPANVGQPAIRTWCTVGGRSDK, encoded by the coding sequence ATGTTAAATAAAATTTTGATAGAGGATATTTTGAACCAGGCTTTATCTACTGGTGGGGATTTTGCCGAGGTATTTATTGAAGAAAAATTTAATACTGGATTGTATATGATTGACGGCAGCGTTGAAAAATCACTTTCAGGGAAAGATTTCGGAGTTGGAATAAGGATATTCAAGGGTCTGTTTTCTGTATATGCCTATACAAATGACGTAACGAGAGAATCCCTCATAGAGACTTCGAAAAGAGCCGCAGAAGCTATCACAGGTACCAAAGGTGATATTACCATAAATCTTATAAAAAAGGAGATAGAAAACCGACATAAAATTATACTTCCTCCTGATAAAGTAGGAAAAAACCAAAAGGTAGAGATTATGAAAAGGGCTCATAGGGCTGCTTCTTCATATGATGATTCTATATCTCAAGTGAGGATAAGTTATTCTGATTCTGTTCAGAATATCATGATTGCAAATTCAGAAGGCTTGTGGGCTGAGGACACTAGGACAAGATCTAGAGTTGGTATAGAAAGTGTGGCCTCAAAGGACAATGACATGCAAACTGGATCATACAGGCCAGGAGCCCTAAAGGGGTTTGAGTTTTTTGAGGATATAAATATAGAGGAGTGCGGTATAGAGGCTTCTAGGATTGCAAAGACTATGCTAAATGCAAAATACTGTCCCAGCGGAAAGTTTCCAGTAATAATTGACAATGAATTTGGAGGTGTAATTTTCCATGAGGCCTGTGGACATGGTCTTGAAGCAACTAGTGTGGCAAAAGGGAATTCTGTCTTTGCTGGTAAGCTTGGAAAAAAGGTGGCATCTGATCTAGTTAGCGCTGTAGATGACGGGACCCTAGAAAATGAATGGGGATCAGCTAATATAGATGATGAAGGAACCCCAACCAAAAGAAATCTTCTCATAGAGAATGGCATTTTAAAAGGGTATATGATTGATAAGTTGAATGGTAGAAGAATGAAAATGGAAAGTACAGGAAGCGCCAGAAGAGAATCTTATAAGTTCGCCCCTACGTCAAGGATGACCAATACTTTCATTTTGGCAGGAAAATCAAAATTAGATGAGATGATTTCAAATACAGAAAATGGAATCTATGCAAGGAGAATGGGTGGAGGATCAGTTAATCCAGCCACAGGAGACTTCAATTTTTCAGTAATGGAAGGATACTTGATTGAGAATGGTAAAATAACTGAGCCAGTGAGGGGAGCTACCCTAATTGGAAACGGGCCTGAAGTTCTAAATAAGATAGATATGGTAGGAGACAACTTGGCTCACGGACAAGGAATGTGCGGATCAGTCTCAGGAAGCATTCCTGCCAACGTAGGACAACCTGCGATACGAACGTGGTGTACAGTCGGAGGTAGATCAGACAAATAA
- a CDS encoding ammonium transporter, producing the protein MKKMKWKAMFLCLMLTVGISAFAEVGAEEVQTNLNWTWTLIAAAMVFFMQAGFAMVEAGFTRAKNAGNIIMKNVMDFSMGILAFWAVGFAFMFGKGNLLGTTNFFGTGLADWDWTFFIFQGVFAATAATIVSGAMAERTKFGSYLVSSFLITAFVYPIFGHWAWGSLFGQSTGWLENMGFIDFAGSTVVHSVGGWAALAAAIVLGPRIGKFKDKEISAIPGHSIPLASLGVFILWFGWFGFNCGSTTTGTSEIGLIATNTSLAAAAGSISALIISQMIFKKADIGMTLNGSLAGLVGITAGCANVDPWASVIIGLVAGVLVVLSVLFIDKMHIDDPVGAVSVHGVNGAWGTLAAGIFNAEKMFDAKIIGVQAIGIVAAFIVAFVGGLIIFNVVKAVMGLRVSAKEEIEGLDIGEHGYSAYPEFPSHTEVSLFK; encoded by the coding sequence ATGAAAAAGATGAAATGGAAAGCGATGTTTCTATGCTTAATGCTGACGGTAGGTATAAGTGCATTTGCAGAAGTTGGAGCAGAAGAGGTACAGACTAACCTCAACTGGACATGGACATTGATTGCTGCGGCTATGGTATTCTTCATGCAAGCTGGTTTTGCAATGGTAGAAGCTGGATTTACTAGAGCAAAAAATGCAGGAAACATCATAATGAAAAACGTAATGGACTTTTCTATGGGTATCTTGGCATTCTGGGCTGTTGGATTTGCCTTTATGTTTGGTAAGGGAAATCTTTTAGGAACTACAAACTTCTTTGGAACTGGACTTGCTGATTGGGACTGGACATTCTTTATTTTCCAAGGTGTTTTTGCCGCTACAGCAGCTACGATAGTTTCTGGAGCTATGGCTGAAAGAACAAAATTTGGTTCTTACCTTGTATCTAGTTTTTTAATAACTGCCTTTGTTTACCCTATCTTTGGTCACTGGGCATGGGGAAGTCTTTTCGGGCAATCAACTGGATGGCTTGAAAACATGGGATTCATCGATTTTGCCGGATCTACTGTAGTTCACTCTGTTGGTGGATGGGCTGCTCTTGCTGCTGCAATCGTTTTAGGACCAAGAATCGGTAAATTCAAAGACAAAGAAATCTCAGCTATACCTGGTCACTCTATACCTTTAGCTTCTTTAGGTGTATTCATCCTTTGGTTTGGTTGGTTCGGATTTAACTGTGGAAGTACTACAACTGGTACATCTGAAATAGGTCTTATCGCTACAAATACATCTTTAGCTGCTGCTGCTGGATCTATATCTGCTCTAATTATATCTCAGATGATATTTAAAAAGGCTGATATTGGTATGACACTAAACGGTTCTTTAGCAGGACTAGTAGGTATCACTGCTGGATGTGCAAATGTTGATCCTTGGGCATCAGTAATAATCGGATTAGTAGCAGGAGTACTTGTTGTTCTATCAGTATTATTTATTGATAAGATGCATATTGATGATCCAGTTGGAGCCGTATCAGTACATGGTGTCAATGGAGCTTGGGGAACTCTTGCAGCTGGAATTTTCAACGCTGAAAAAATGTTTGATGCAAAAATTATAGGGGTACAGGCAATAGGTATCGTTGCTGCTTTCATCGTAGCCTTTGTTGGAGGTCTAATCATATTTAATGTAGTAAAAGCCGTTATGGGACTACGTGTATCTGCTAAGGAAGAGATTGAAGGTCTAGATATAGGAGAGCACGGTTATTCAGCTTATCCTGAGTTCCCTTCTCACACAGAAGTATCACTATTCAAGTAA
- a CDS encoding lysozyme: MNQAGYDLLKNSEGLKLEAYLCPAGKWTIGYGSTLYEDGSKVKEGDSITKERAENLMINLLSKYEKDVKKLIKVQLDDNQFSALVDFTYNVGTGNFRNSTLLRKINSGEMVGASKEFERWVYSNKVKLPGLIKRRKEEKALFLK, encoded by the coding sequence ATGAATCAAGCGGGATATGACTTATTGAAAAACTCAGAAGGCCTAAAATTAGAAGCTTACTTATGCCCAGCTGGAAAATGGACTATAGGATACGGTTCAACCTTATATGAAGATGGTTCAAAAGTAAAAGAAGGAGATTCTATAACAAAAGAAAGAGCCGAGAATTTAATGATTAATCTATTGTCCAAGTACGAAAAAGATGTAAAAAAACTAATTAAAGTTCAACTAGATGATAATCAATTTTCAGCTCTAGTTGATTTTACATATAATGTAGGAACTGGAAATTTTCGTAACTCCACACTTCTGAGAAAAATAAACTCTGGAGAAATGGTGGGAGCATCTAAAGAGTTTGAGCGTTGGGTATATTCAAATAAGGTAAAGCTTCCAGGACTTATAAAAAGAAGGAAGGAAGAGAAAGCTTTATTTCTAAAGTAA